A window of the Butyricimonas virosa genome harbors these coding sequences:
- a CDS encoding leucine-rich repeat protein, whose translation MGTIDIKNFPAHSVSDEDTFLMTDAKNGFVAGSMTLKDMKEKVITPLVKALSLDYELLTQAEYDAIGKKKEGTLYAIEEDGKLVRTYIGSLPLTVGGTLGSLDNVDEEADHAGSEDVVLMRAKGSGTWTLKRLSEIGGGGGGTGVQRNVRIVNNLDSKNISASKGEPCWLNFTFVSQERYADSEPYEDTGERGLLQISVRNGDHSDYLVVKQVYVNSASPVAFDVAEFLSSGANNVMIKVTGEVTEVTTPAFVYTVQLTALSIFADNFRWWTAYSGAIILPLNIGGNIAKTLHVSMSGKDYNESYEVAIGTNVYIETAYNYTIPHPGKTGVFRVSAYVANSDESIKTKTVAFNIICAVAGERVKLIAINNALEKATNWVENTLFDYAMYDGDSVSTFARFVIMKEGQQVFSSNENSIAVSTKHTFSLPLEIDTLDNSEFSIQVEVLDESVALTSPLVFPVNNSLGYSAVAGATLYVNPRTRNNRQENYREVVNEMDGTAIAAEWKNMNWGNDGWVPDADGNRVLRLMAGSSLTMAYYPFARECARVGKTLEIDYRVDHVTDYSKPIVTISTPDGVSFTGLNIYADQIVMHSQSLREDSVQSLHTFEGKRTRFTLTILPMAYGNPDFNLCILYINGVKNREFAYEDNDYFAQRGGIVIGSDCADVDIYGIREYDSGLTSQGVLTNYINWLSDSAEKARVRLYNDILDGNGSEVDFDNTKDQLNCLVFDNTIPSMADQTARVGNLNVLFTDHPEWNVLISGVTAKGQGTSSMKYWIWNTRYQLDKAKSVITHADGTTSTKKWQMVPWIPAGQKFTAKKNFASSMQSHKIGSVNGYNDLYREVGLRNEAMETESYADARVAVYQLPFVCFEKSVNEEGRTVYTFRGLYTFGPDKGDKYTFGFDTDLFPNLISIEGSDNSPLCTLFRVPWNNNVLYNNDEEAFQYNGANSWDAGEGKVESISRFIPAYNIVYECSPRLLPFDGPPEELNEQAAAMRTRPCEFWIAKAGDGSRFDVYYFEASLNRFIPSDTGKGVMNLVTQLVDKGYGLSAADLAGKTNDELNMLFVNARIAKFRAEAPLYWDVDDTLFFMNNVEFNAGTDERAKNTYPYSFGTETSRFRWRVDDADTRFDTTNRGLPNKEYSVETHDTDETGASIWNGETNNFFNLMELAFPEEKVASMRGMMTAMQSLGGLKSGNDLEKIYAFYQKYFFDEAQEYFPANSYNADARYCYENGKLAYRAGIYSNDTDPITQSLGDHYQAEQRWITKRILYMMSKYSFGLFSAAGTDTITVRAAGNTITYDLTPAMDMYPAIANGTSIIRGERTRAGETCSMVIELSGTGDQQNAIQGASYLQDIGDWYDKNVQGSMVIQGRMLREIRLGSKTGHIVISITSLTISNCTSLQKLVLSNIATLSGTLNLTSCTHLQEVYADGTSLSQMKLPTGGSMRVIEFSPRNQYLSLSNYPLLPTEGVRIEQCKGIITDFFVEDCPLLHPVKLLVEVMEAQKEQGTEHALKRVRVVGFNETYDSSDILDKLAILVDGSYEGLSSEGIAGEDPVPVLDGTLNIHADVYEESINALRSKFNRLVLNITGNYYVRFKDPEFQRLVVERWSTDGVGVTRKQLAAVTDFPNDYFKDNKEITDLSDFANNFVNVNLFKQRTFENCTGLKTISLPSEKIDTSAIAIFGHTSLDENGIDLSCLTTLGFGIFRDCRFVHVFIPNTLLLDMDYSQQWQDNLRLLTMELEEGLSVVPNSLCSGCRLLTTIIFPSTITTIGGSVVHGCNNLKNFICKPITPPALVSDLGYIYTDFNIYVPDESVEAYKMAWKNYSGKIKPMSQKPENV comes from the coding sequence ATGGGAACAATAGATATAAAGAATTTTCCGGCTCATAGCGTGTCGGATGAGGATACTTTTTTGATGACGGATGCGAAGAACGGGTTTGTGGCGGGGAGCATGACGTTGAAGGATATGAAAGAGAAGGTTATTACCCCGTTGGTCAAGGCCTTATCACTGGATTACGAGTTGTTGACTCAAGCCGAATATGATGCTATCGGGAAAAAGAAAGAAGGGACATTGTATGCTATCGAGGAAGACGGGAAACTGGTAAGGACATATATCGGCTCGTTGCCCTTGACGGTGGGAGGCACGCTGGGAAGTTTGGATAACGTGGACGAGGAGGCGGATCATGCCGGAAGCGAGGACGTGGTGTTGATGCGGGCGAAAGGAAGTGGGACGTGGACACTGAAACGCCTGTCGGAAATCGGCGGCGGGGGTGGGGGGACCGGGGTACAACGTAATGTCCGGATCGTGAATAATTTGGATAGCAAGAATATTTCGGCCAGCAAGGGAGAGCCTTGCTGGTTGAATTTCACCTTCGTAAGTCAAGAACGGTACGCGGATTCCGAGCCGTACGAGGACACCGGGGAGCGGGGACTACTGCAAATATCGGTGAGGAACGGGGATCATTCGGATTACTTGGTCGTGAAACAGGTGTACGTGAATAGTGCTTCCCCGGTAGCTTTTGACGTGGCCGAGTTCTTGAGTTCGGGAGCCAATAACGTGATGATCAAGGTGACGGGGGAGGTTACGGAAGTCACGACACCCGCTTTCGTTTACACCGTTCAACTGACGGCGTTGTCCATTTTTGCCGATAATTTCCGGTGGTGGACGGCCTACTCGGGGGCGATTATTTTACCGTTGAATATCGGGGGGAATATAGCAAAGACGTTGCACGTTTCGATGTCGGGAAAGGACTATAACGAGTCGTACGAGGTGGCGATCGGGACGAACGTGTATATCGAGACGGCCTATAATTACACGATTCCTCACCCGGGGAAGACGGGGGTGTTCCGAGTGTCGGCGTACGTGGCGAATTCGGACGAGAGTATCAAGACGAAGACGGTTGCTTTCAACATTATTTGTGCTGTTGCCGGGGAGCGGGTGAAATTGATTGCCATTAATAATGCGTTGGAGAAGGCCACGAACTGGGTGGAGAACACGTTGTTCGATTACGCCATGTACGACGGGGATAGCGTGAGTACGTTTGCCCGGTTCGTGATCATGAAAGAGGGGCAACAAGTGTTTTCCTCGAATGAAAACAGTATTGCCGTGTCGACCAAGCACACGTTCTCTCTTCCCTTGGAAATAGACACGTTGGACAACAGCGAGTTTTCCATCCAAGTGGAGGTGCTTGACGAGTCGGTTGCACTGACGTCACCACTCGTTTTCCCCGTGAACAACTCGCTGGGATATTCCGCCGTTGCCGGGGCGACCTTGTATGTCAACCCGCGAACCCGCAATAATCGGCAGGAAAATTACCGGGAGGTGGTGAACGAGATGGATGGTACGGCGATTGCTGCCGAGTGGAAGAATATGAATTGGGGAAATGACGGGTGGGTACCGGATGCGGACGGGAACCGGGTGTTGCGACTGATGGCGGGTTCTTCGTTGACGATGGCTTATTATCCATTCGCAAGGGAATGCGCCCGGGTCGGGAAGACGCTGGAGATTGATTACCGGGTGGATCACGTGACGGATTACTCGAAACCGATCGTGACGATTTCCACGCCCGACGGGGTGTCGTTCACGGGGCTGAACATTTACGCGGATCAGATCGTGATGCACTCGCAGTCGCTCCGGGAGGACAGCGTGCAGAGCCTCCACACGTTCGAGGGAAAGCGGACCCGGTTCACGCTGACGATTCTCCCGATGGCGTACGGGAATCCGGATTTTAATCTCTGTATCCTGTATATCAACGGGGTTAAGAACCGGGAGTTCGCTTACGAGGATAATGATTATTTTGCCCAGAGAGGGGGCATCGTGATCGGCTCGGACTGCGCGGATGTGGATATATACGGAATCCGGGAATACGATTCCGGCCTGACATCGCAGGGTGTGTTGACGAATTATATCAACTGGTTATCCGATTCGGCAGAAAAGGCTCGTGTCCGGTTGTATAACGATATTCTGGACGGGAACGGTTCGGAGGTGGATTTTGACAACACGAAGGATCAGTTGAATTGCCTCGTGTTTGACAACACGATTCCCTCGATGGCCGACCAGACAGCACGGGTGGGTAATTTGAACGTGCTGTTCACGGACCACCCGGAATGGAACGTTTTGATTTCCGGAGTCACGGCGAAAGGACAGGGTACGTCCTCGATGAAGTACTGGATATGGAATACCCGTTACCAATTGGACAAGGCGAAATCGGTGATCACTCATGCCGACGGGACGACAAGCACGAAGAAGTGGCAGATGGTGCCATGGATTCCGGCAGGGCAGAAGTTCACTGCGAAGAAGAATTTCGCTTCTTCGATGCAATCGCACAAGATCGGGTCGGTGAATGGTTATAACGATTTGTACCGGGAAGTGGGATTGCGGAACGAGGCGATGGAAACGGAGTCTTATGCGGATGCCCGTGTGGCGGTGTACCAGTTGCCTTTCGTGTGTTTCGAGAAGTCGGTGAACGAGGAGGGGCGTACGGTGTACACGTTCCGGGGATTGTACACGTTCGGGCCCGACAAGGGAGACAAGTACACGTTCGGTTTCGACACGGATTTGTTCCCGAACCTGATCAGTATCGAGGGATCGGATAACTCGCCATTATGTACGCTGTTCCGGGTACCTTGGAATAATAACGTGTTGTATAATAATGATGAAGAGGCTTTCCAGTATAACGGGGCGAATAGCTGGGATGCCGGAGAGGGTAAGGTGGAGAGTATATCGAGGTTTATCCCGGCATATAATATCGTGTATGAATGTTCTCCCCGTTTGTTGCCTTTTGACGGGCCCCCGGAAGAGTTGAACGAGCAGGCCGCCGCGATGAGAACTCGGCCATGCGAATTCTGGATTGCCAAGGCGGGAGATGGGAGCCGATTTGACGTGTATTATTTCGAGGCGTCGTTGAATCGTTTTATTCCCTCGGACACGGGGAAGGGGGTGATGAATCTGGTCACGCAATTGGTGGATAAAGGGTACGGGCTGTCGGCTGCAGATCTGGCGGGAAAGACGAATGACGAGTTGAACATGTTATTTGTGAATGCCCGGATTGCCAAGTTCAGGGCGGAGGCTCCGTTGTACTGGGACGTGGATGACACGTTGTTTTTCATGAATAACGTGGAGTTTAACGCGGGAACGGATGAGCGGGCGAAGAACACGTATCCTTACTCGTTCGGGACGGAGACGAGCCGTTTCCGCTGGCGGGTGGACGACGCGGACACCCGGTTTGACACGACGAACCGGGGATTGCCGAACAAGGAGTATAGCGTGGAAACGCATGACACGGATGAAACCGGGGCCTCGATCTGGAACGGGGAGACGAATAACTTCTTTAACTTGATGGAGTTGGCTTTCCCGGAGGAGAAGGTGGCCAGTATGCGAGGGATGATGACGGCCATGCAGTCGCTGGGCGGGCTGAAGTCGGGGAATGATCTGGAAAAGATATATGCTTTTTACCAGAAGTATTTCTTTGATGAGGCACAGGAGTATTTCCCGGCAAATTCATACAATGCCGATGCCAGGTATTGTTACGAAAACGGCAAGTTGGCTTATCGTGCCGGAATTTATTCGAACGACACGGACCCGATCACGCAGTCGCTTGGCGACCACTATCAAGCGGAGCAGCGATGGATCACGAAACGTATCCTGTATATGATGTCAAAGTATAGTTTCGGTTTGTTCTCGGCCGCGGGAACGGACACGATCACGGTACGTGCCGCCGGAAACACGATCACGTACGATCTGACCCCGGCGATGGATATGTACCCGGCAATTGCCAACGGTACGTCGATTATTCGGGGCGAACGGACCCGGGCAGGGGAGACTTGTTCCATGGTGATTGAACTTTCCGGAACGGGCGACCAACAGAACGCGATACAGGGTGCCTCTTATTTGCAAGACATCGGGGATTGGTATGACAAGAATGTGCAAGGGTCCATGGTGATACAGGGACGGATGCTCCGGGAAATTCGCTTGGGGAGCAAGACGGGGCATATCGTGATCTCGATCACGTCGTTGACAATTTCGAATTGCACGTCGTTGCAGAAACTCGTGTTGTCGAATATTGCCACGTTGAGTGGTACGTTGAACTTGACTTCCTGCACGCACTTGCAAGAGGTGTATGCTGACGGAACCTCCCTTTCGCAGATGAAACTTCCGACGGGTGGTAGTATGCGGGTGATCGAGTTTAGTCCCCGCAATCAGTACCTGTCACTGTCGAACTACCCGTTGCTCCCGACGGAGGGAGTCAGGATAGAGCAATGCAAGGGGATTATCACGGACTTTTTCGTGGAGGATTGTCCGTTACTTCACCCGGTGAAGTTGCTGGTAGAGGTGATGGAGGCCCAGAAAGAACAGGGGACGGAACACGCTTTGAAACGGGTGCGGGTCGTGGGATTTAACGAGACGTACGATAGTTCGGATATACTTGATAAATTGGCTATCTTGGTTGATGGAAGTTACGAGGGACTGAGCAGTGAAGGAATTGCCGGGGAAGACCCGGTTCCGGTGCTGGACGGAACATTGAATATTCACGCAGATGTTTACGAGGAGTCGATCAATGCTTTACGGAGTAAATTTAATAGGTTGGTGTTGAATATCACAGGAAATTATTATGTCCGGTTTAAAGACCCGGAATTCCAGCGGTTGGTGGTGGAGAGATGGAGTACGGACGGGGTGGGTGTGACTCGTAAACAGTTGGCAGCCGTGACAGATTTTCCTAATGATTATTTTAAGGATAATAAGGAAATAACAGACCTGTCTGATTTTGCAAATAATTTTGTGAATGTTAATTTGTTTAAGCAAAGAACATTTGAAAATTGTACCGGATTAAAGACAATAAGTTTACCTAGTGAAAAGATAGATACGTCAGCAATAGCTATATTTGGTCATACTTCTTTGGATGAAAATGGTATAGATTTATCTTGTTTAACAACTTTGGGATTTGGTATATTTAGAGACTGTCGGTTTGTTCATGTTTTTATTCCAAATACCTTACTTTTGGATATGGATTATTCTCAACAATGGCAAGATAATTTGAGATTACTTACCATGGAATTGGAAGAAGGTCTTTCGGTTGTTCCGAATTCGTTATGTTCTGGATGTAGGTTATTGACGACTATTATTTTTCCTTCCACCATTACAACCATCGGGGGGAGTGTCGTACATGGATGTAATAATTTGAAAAATTTTATATGTAAACCAATAACACCTCCTGCATTAGTGAGCGATTTGGGTTATATATATACTGATTTCAATATCTATGTCCCGGATGAGTCCGTGGAAGCATATAAAATGGCTTGGAAAAATTATTCAGGTAAAATAAAACCGATGAGTCAAAAACCGGAGAATGTGTAA